In Blattabacterium cuenoti, the genomic window GAAATGAATTTTTTTTCAAAATAGTTTATTTGTTTTTCCAATTCATATTGTGTTATTCCTTTTTCTTTTAAAATATCTATTTCTTTATCTATTGTTTTTGTTAGTTGATCTAATGAAATTCCAGGATTAATTAATCCGTATACAACGAAAATACCATAATCTTCCATACTATCTAGAAATGAACCGGCATAAGAAGCTATTTGTTTCGTATTTACTATATTTTTTATTATGCGTGAACTTTCTCCAGAAGATAATACATGATCTATAATTTTTAATATATAAGAATCTTTATTTGTGAGCTTGGGAGCTCTGTAGGATAAAAAGACTCCAGGAACTTTAGTATTTTTATCAACGTAAGTAAATAATATTTCTTTTTTTATCGGTTCTTCTTCTATTTTTTTCATTCTAAAATCTATTTTTCCTTTAGGTATAGATGCAAAATATTTTTTAATTAATATTCTAGCTTCGTTCATATCGAAATCACCTGTTACAACTAAAATTGCATTATTTGGAACATAGTAAGTTTTATAAAATTCTTTATAATCAGCCTCTGTAGCTGCATCTAAATCTTGGTAAAATCCAATAATTGGATATTTATATGGATGTTTTTTGAATAATAAAGAAGGAATAATTTCTGTAATTGCTTTTACATACGGCTGATTTTCTACACGCATTTTCTTTTCTTCTTTTACCACTTCTCTTTGTATATTAATACTTTCTTCATCAACTTTAGCATGCAGCATCCTCTCAGATTCTAACCATAATGCTAATGGAAGTCGATCAGATGGTAATATTTCATAATAACAAGTTTCATCATGATTTGTGTAAGCGTTATTTTTTCCTCCATTATAAGCTATATACTTGAAATATTCTCCTTTTTTAATATTTTTAGATCCTTCAAACATAAGATGTTCGAAAAAATGAGCAAACCCAGATCTACCAGGGGTCTCGTTTTTACTTCCTACATGATACAGTACGGAAATAGAAACTAAAGGATTAGTCTTATCTTGGTGTAAGATAACATGTAATCCATTCGATAATTTTTCTTCAAAAAATTTAATTTTGTACAATTCTCTAGATTTATAATATTTGGAATTCAAATGATTAGATATCATAGTCACTAACATTAAGAAAAAAAAACAAATCTTTTTCATGAAACAAAGTTAAAGATTCAAAAAAGAAATTTACGAATTTTTTTTTCTAAAAAATGGGATTTTTTTCTTTTATTCTATTTTTGTTGTATAAAACAGTTATGAATTCATTATAAAGTATGATAAGAATTTCGTTTTTTATTTTCATTTTTTATTTTTTTTTAATAGGAGAAGGAATACTGAAAGCTGATAGTAATCCCATAAAAGGAGACGTTGAAAACGGAACTGAACTTTTTAAAAAAAATTGTACAGCATGTCATTCCCTAGATTTAGAAAAAAAAATGATAGGGCCCGCTTTACATGATGTAACTGAAAAAAGAAGTCGTAAATGGTTACATCAATGGATTAAGAATAATAAATCTTTAAGAGAAAGTGGAGATAAAGAAGCTATAGCAATTTATAAGGAATATGGAAATATAGAAATGAATTCATTTCCTCAGTTATCTGAAAAACAAATCGATGATATATTATCTTTTATACAAAATCCCAATGTAAAAGAAAAAAAAGAAATTAATGATATTAATAATAAGGATATTAATGACAATGATAAGGAAAAAGAAGAAAAACAATTTTTAATAAAATTAATTGTTTTTTGTCTTGTGATTTTGTCTTTAATTCTATTTTGGATTTTGTATAGAATTCAGATTCTAATCAAATTAATTAATAATAAAGAAGAAACAAGGGTTACTATTTTAAGTAAAATAGATTTCATAACAAGTATTTTATACAAAAAAATATTAGGAAATAATAAAAGGAAGTGGTATCTATTTTCTTGTTTAATAGGATTATTTTTTTTATCAGGAATATATGAGACTTGGAATTTGTTAATGAAAATAGATGTTAATAAAGGATATAAACCTGAACAACCTATTTATTTCTCTCATAAAATTCATTCTGAAATTAATAAAATTGATTGTCAATACTGTCATTCTTCTGCAAAATATGGAAAAGTATCTGGAATTCCTTCAGTTAATGTTTGTATGAGTTGTCATATTACTATTCATGAATATAATGGAGACTATTTGGAAAAAGGAAAAAATAGAAAGGAATACAATCAAGAAATACAAAAAATATATCACGCTGTAGGATGGGATCCAGAAACAAGGAAATATTCTAAAAAAATTCATCCTATTCAATGGATTCGTATTCATAATATGCCAGACTTTGTCTATTTCGATCATTCTCAACATATCATAACAGGAGAAAAAAAAATTAAAGAATTAAAAAAAGTAAATTTAGTTTGTAACGCTTGTCACGGAGAAGTACAAAAAATGGATACAATAGAAATGTCTAATGATTTTACCATGGAATGGTGTATTTCTTGTCATAGAAATGCAGAAATAGATACAAAAAATCAGTATTATAAAGAATATTTTTCAAACGAAAAAAGTAAAATAACTGTTGATATGGTTGGAGGAACTGAATGTGCTAAATGTCATTATTGAATGAAAATGAATGAATACCAAAGCAATTAATTATTATAGAATTATTATTATGAAATCAAATAAAAAAGAAAAAATATTTGAAAATTACAATCCGGTAAAAGATATTATGAAAGGAGAGACATCTAGACGTGATTTTATTAAATGGTTAGGTTTTAGCACAGCTTCAGTGACTTTAGCTGCATGTAAAGGACCAGTAATAAAATCTATTCCTTATGTTGTAAAACCAGACAATATAACTCCAGGAATTCCTAATTATTATGCATCAACTATGATTGATTCTTTCGATATAGGAAGTGTTTTAGTCAAAACAAGAGAAGGTCGTCCTATAAAAATAGAACCTAATTTTTATTCTGAATATTTTAATGCAACTTCTTCAAGAATACAATCTTCTTTGTTATCTCTTTATGATGAGGAAAAATTAAAAAATCCTTTTTTAAAAGGAAAAAAAAGTTCTTGGAAAGAAGTAGATAATTATATAATTCAACATTTAAAATATTTATCTAAAACAAAAAAAGATATAATTTTTTTATCTCATTCTTATCCCAGTTTTTCTACAAAAAAATTAATTCAAGATTTTAAAAAAAAATATCCTTATACTAAATGGATTACTTACGATCCTATTTCATATTCCAATGCTTTGGACGCTTCAAAAGAGATATTTGGAGTTAGAGGTTTTCCCATTTTTGATTTGAAAAAATCAGAATTAATAATTTCTTTCGATGCAGATTTTTTAGGTGACTGGTGTCCAGAAAATATGGCTAAATCTTATGTTTTTAATAGAAAACCTAAGAAAAACATGTTACAACATATTCAAATAGAAAGTAATATGACAATAACTGGAGCTAATGCAGATCTTCGTTTATCTAAAAAACCTTCTGATGTAAAAAAAATGTTGCTTGAAATTTTTCAAACAATTTTTTTAGGAAAAAAACCTAAGAATAAAAATACGGAAAAAATAGTTTCATTAATAAATAAAATGAGATCTAAATGTGTTATTCTTGCAGATGGAGATCAAGAGTCTTATGAATTATCCTTTTTAATTAATAAAAAAATTAATAGCCTTGCATTACAAAAAGATAAATATTTTTTATCGAAAGAAAGTAATGATAATGAATTCAAAAATTTTTTGAAAGATTTAGATAGAGAAAATGTTGGAGGTTTATTTATTCATAATGTTAATCCTATTTATAGTCTTCCATTATATGTTTCTAAAAAATTTAAAAAGTTTATAAAAAAAATACCTTTAACAGTTTCTTTTTCTGCAAATAAAGATGAAACAAATGAAATTATGGATGTCTTAGCCCCTACTCCTCATTGGCTGGAAAGTTGGGGAGATACTCATCCTATTACTAATATTTATACATTAATTCAGCCTACTATTCAATGTATTTTCAATACAAGACAATTTCAGGATTCTTTAATTATTTGGAGTGGAATTAAAGAAAAAAATTATTATAAATATTTGAAAAAAATTTGGGAAGAAAATATAATTCCTAAATCTAATATTTCTTCTTTTAATGAAGCTTTGTTTCATGGAGTAGTAAAGATTAAAAACCAGGAGTCTATTTTAAATTCAAAAAATTTTTCAATAAATGAAAAAAAAATACAAGAGTATGAAAAAAAAATAATTAATAATAAAATAGTAAAAAATTTTGAACTTAGATTATACACTAAAATTAGCATGGGAGATGGTTCTCAATATAACAACCCTTGGTTACAAGAACTTCCGGATCCCATTACGCGTACTACATGGGATAATTATTTAACTATATCACATTTTGATGCAAGAAAAATAGGAGTAAAAAACTGGAATTCAGGGGATGGATCTTTAAATGGAAATTGCGTAGATTTAATTAAAAAAAATGAAATAATAATCAAAAGTATTCCTATTTTTATTCAACCTGGACAAGCCATAGGATCTGTAGGTTTAGCTTTTGGTTATGGTCAAAAAAAAGGAAAATTGTCTAAGCTAGTTAATGGAAAAAATGCTTATAGAAGCTATGAAAATTTTCTTACAATACAAGATAATATACAAATAAAAAAAGTAAACAAAATACATAAATTTGCTTGCGTACAATTGCATCATACAACGGAAGGAAGAAATTTAGTTAAGGAAACAGATTTAGAAACGTTTTTAAAATATCCAAAAGAAATTTGGAATGAAGAGGAAAAAATTTTAACTCATAAAGGAATGTTTTCTACAGAAAAAATTTCTATTTGGAATAATAGTTATAAAGAAAAAGAGAA contains:
- a CDS encoding c-type cytochrome, translated to MIRISFFIFIFYFFLIGEGILKADSNPIKGDVENGTELFKKNCTACHSLDLEKKMIGPALHDVTEKRSRKWLHQWIKNNKSLRESGDKEAIAIYKEYGNIEMNSFPQLSEKQIDDILSFIQNPNVKEKKEINDINNKDINDNDKEKEEKQFLIKLIVFCLVILSLILFWILYRIQILIKLINNKEETRVTILSKIDFITSILYKKILGNNKRKWYLFSCLIGLFFLSGIYETWNLLMKIDVNKGYKPEQPIYFSHKIHSEINKIDCQYCHSSAKYGKVSGIPSVNVCMSCHITIHEYNGDYLEKGKNRKEYNQEIQKIYHAVGWDPETRKYSKKIHPIQWIRIHNMPDFVYFDHSQHIITGEKKIKELKKVNLVCNACHGEVQKMDTIEMSNDFTMEWCISCHRNAEIDTKNQYYKEYFSNEKSKITVDMVGGTECAKCHY
- a CDS encoding M16 family metallopeptidase, which codes for MLVTMISNHLNSKYYKSRELYKIKFFEEKLSNGLHVILHQDKTNPLVSISVLYHVGSKNETPGRSGFAHFFEHLMFEGSKNIKKGEYFKYIAYNGGKNNAYTNHDETCYYEILPSDRLPLALWLESERMLHAKVDEESINIQREVVKEEKKMRVENQPYVKAITEIIPSLLFKKHPYKYPIIGFYQDLDAATEADYKEFYKTYYVPNNAILVVTGDFDMNEARILIKKYFASIPKGKIDFRMKKIEEEPIKKEILFTYVDKNTKVPGVFLSYRAPKLTNKDSYILKIIDHVLSSGESSRIIKNIVNTKQIASYAGSFLDSMEDYGIFVVYGLINPGISLDQLTKTIDKEIDILKEKGITQYELEKQINYFEKKFISDNYSMSGIAANLSHYYLYYCNADLINTDIEKYRKITVEDIKRVANKYLNKNNRVRLYNVPDKNNTDK
- a CDS encoding 4Fe-4S dicluster domain-containing protein codes for the protein MKSNKKEKIFENYNPVKDIMKGETSRRDFIKWLGFSTASVTLAACKGPVIKSIPYVVKPDNITPGIPNYYASTMIDSFDIGSVLVKTREGRPIKIEPNFYSEYFNATSSRIQSSLLSLYDEEKLKNPFLKGKKSSWKEVDNYIIQHLKYLSKTKKDIIFLSHSYPSFSTKKLIQDFKKKYPYTKWITYDPISYSNALDASKEIFGVRGFPIFDLKKSELIISFDADFLGDWCPENMAKSYVFNRKPKKNMLQHIQIESNMTITGANADLRLSKKPSDVKKMLLEIFQTIFLGKKPKNKNTEKIVSLINKMRSKCVILADGDQESYELSFLINKKINSLALQKDKYFLSKESNDNEFKNFLKDLDRENVGGLFIHNVNPIYSLPLYVSKKFKKFIKKIPLTVSFSANKDETNEIMDVLAPTPHWLESWGDTHPITNIYTLIQPTIQCIFNTRQFQDSLIIWSGIKEKNYYKYLKKIWEENIIPKSNISSFNEALFHGVVKIKNQESILNSKNFSINEKKIQEYEKKIINNKIVKNFELRLYTKISMGDGSQYNNPWLQELPDPITRTTWDNYLTISHFDARKIGVKNWNSGDGSLNGNCVDLIKKNEIIIKSIPIFIQPGQAIGSVGLAFGYGQKKGKLSKLVNGKNAYRSYENFLTIQDNIQIKKVNKIHKFACVQLHHTTEGRNLVKETDLETFLKYPKEIWNEEEKILTHKGMFSTEKISIWNNSYKEKEKGPHFNLSIDLNACIGCGACIIACHSENNVPIVGKEEIEKSRDMHWLRIDRYYFSKKEKDNKNNEENIYDNPRVSFQPIMCQHCDHAPCETVCPVGATSHGRQGQNMMAYNRCVGTRYCANNCPYKVRRFNWFDYANNQKFDFNMNNPLGKMVLNPDVVVRTRGVMEKCSLCIQRTQYVIGIAKKENRKVRDEEFETACSVSCPTKAITFGDINDSSSLISQKIKNTRSYKLLDFIGVRPNVSYQLKIRNNKKNEIEKMK